In Arachis hypogaea cultivar Tifrunner chromosome 17, arahy.Tifrunner.gnm2.J5K5, whole genome shotgun sequence, a single window of DNA contains:
- the LOC112763942 gene encoding uncharacterized protein — protein sequence MWMNERLAKGGANNTILFAICCMSGKVTLPLLPVPPPLLWVLLNGDDQRALHYKKHIRAFNGMFSFTSMAGKIHLLPQQSSKPKFAQLYFYDTENEVQNRINAIGMFNQHQAIDHTIVADLTSMLDFHNSLARCFRYARQRFTEDSTTPLQLRLIKKRNTDGRRSNLPSASEVAALIVGDFDFDNLLRDVVIQTHSNLLKRIDVNHPQYLALQYPLLFPYGEDGFRSDILISDERSKQQLHKRETISMREFLSFRIQIRSHESQVLLKSRRLFQQFLVDSYTMVEAERLQYHRFHQSKFHSHKLQGLHECLIQGETQAARTGKRVILPSSFVGGPRSCTTIAKMHLLFADWTEIKDCVAAYSLKPSDMPDIISRVFKIKLDVLLKDLKDGSIFGKPKGIVYTVEFQKRGLPHCHILLFVRPAEKPRSSEDIDHHISAEIPDEHRQPKLYSLVQKFMIHGSCGVLNMSSPCMVNGRCSKFYPVPFREKTSIDSAGFPKYKQSDNGRSTTKRNVNLDNRFVVPYNATLLLKYGCHINVEYTCQTSAIKYLFKYVHKGNDRVTASFFRSHYSAGSDVTVDEIQNYYDCQYISACEASWRLFGFEIQYKEPNVIRLPFHLPNEQNVLYDDHQLIENVINAAVSKVSMFIGWFKANKNFDLARTLTYAEMLSFFVWDKQGYMWRPQKQGNVIGHLTHIPHSHGEEYYLRMLLNYQKGCQRFADVRSIGGIVYDTFKEACYALGLLQDDREFIDALNEASAWASPNYIRRLFAMLLMSNNIVRPDMVWEKCWQHCMDNSLLSGRHNLGKLFGLLLLSGYCFAINSDHSIQKRPVVSTSCSFQHSVHEIKSITLAEIEKLLQPNGRSLKEFPDMPFPDYAGLPEPSDTIFFDELNFDRTELASIAVDLISRLNRDQRVVFDTIANAVRHDAGGFFFVCGYGGTGKTFLWNALSASIRSKGDIVLNVASSGIAALLLPNGRTAHSRFKDVLRFDRGYNPHAPFGGKIVVLGGDFRQILPVIPRGSRKEIVHSCINASNLWQSCQVLQLTENMRLSRGSRDIHGVQLKEFATWLLQVGDGLIGDNTDGESVIRIPDNLLLNVESPYLHDLVLFVYPDILLYSSSVDYFKGRSILAPTLDVVTEVNNHVMSLIPGNERVYLSSDILISEDGHLESELYTMSTESLNALNCSGIPQHRLVLKISVPVMLLRNIDQSNGLCNGTRMQVKRLGDHIIECVILAGRNTGDVVFIPRMNMSPNNDTFPIRFTRRQFLVALCFAMTINKSQGQTLSTVGIYLPRPVFTHGQLYVALSRVSMHSGLKILSVDSNGKVSDHTINVVYRKVFTGMLPNILP from the exons ATGTGGATGAACGAGCGCCTTGCGAAAGGTGGAGCCAACAACACTATATTATTTGCTATTTGTTGCATGAGTGGAAAGGTCACTCTCCCTTTGTTGCCGGTTCCGCCACCATTGTTgtgggtgttgttgaatggtGATGATCAACGAGCTTTGCATTACAAGAAACATATCAGGGCCTTTAATGGTATGTTTTCGTTCACATCTATGGCTGGCAAAATTCA TTTGTTGCCACAGCAGTCTAGCAAGCCCAAGTTTGCTCAGCTCTACTTTTATGATACAGAAAATGAAGTCCAGAACCGGATTAATGCAATTGG CATGTTTAATCAACACCAAGCTATAGATCATACCATTGTAGCGGATCTAACCAGCATGCTTGATTTCCACAACTCTCTCGCTAGGTGCTTCCGATATGCTAGGCAAAGGTTCACTGAAGATTCAACGACTCCGCTGCAGCTTCGTCTTATCAAGAAGAGGAATACTGATGGTAGAAGATCTAATCTGCCATCAGCGTCTGAAGTTGCTGCTCTTATTGTAGGTGATTTTGATTTCGACAACCTTTTGAGGGACGTTGTTATTCAGACACATTCGAACCTTCTGAAACGGATTGATGTTAATCATCCGCAGTATCTTGCACTACAGTACCCCTTGCTTTTTCCGTACGGAGAAGATGGTTTTCGGAGTGATATCTTAATATCCGATGAAAGATCTAAGCAACAGTTACATAAGCGAGAAACAATTAGCATGAGGGAGTTCTTGTCTTTTCGAATCCAAATAAGATCGCATGAGTCGCAAGTGCTTCTCAAGTCAAGACGTTTGTTCCAACAATTCTTGGTTGATAGTTACACTATGGTAGAAGCGGAAAGATTACAATATCACAGGTTCCACCAGAGCAAGTTTCATTCTCATAAACTGCAAGGCCTACACGAGTGTCTAATACAGGGTGAAACACAGGCTGCAAGAACTGGAAAACGAGTTATCTTGCCGTCTTCATTTGTCGGTGGTCCCCGATCATGTACAACAATTGCAAAGATGCATTTGCTATTTGCAG ATTGGACCGAGATTAAAGATTGCGTTGCGGCCTATTCATTAAAGCCAAGTGACATGCCAGATATCATATCAAGGGTTTTCAAGATCAAGTTAGATGTCTTGCTAAAAGACTTAAAGGATGGGTCCATATTTGGAAAGCCTAAAGGAA TTGTGTACACAGTTGAATTCCAAAAGCGTGGTCTTCCCCATTGTCATATTTTATTGTTTGTTCGACCAGCCGAGAAGCCTCGATCATCTGAGGATATTGACCATCATATATCGGCTGAGATACCCGACGAACACAGACAACCTAAGCTGTATAGCTTAGTCCAAAAATTCATGATTCACGGATCATGTGGGGTTTTGAACATGAGTAGCCCGTGTATGGTTAATGGGAGGTGTTCCAAGTTTTATCCAGTGCCTTTCCGTGAGAAAACATCCATAGACAGTGCAGGTTTTCCCAAGTATAAACAGTCGGATAATGGTCGTTCAACAACCAAGAGGAATGTTAATCTCGACAATAGGTTTGTTGTCCCATACAATGCAACATTGCTCCTTAAGTATGGCTGCCACATAAATGTTGAGTATACTTGCCAGACGTCTGCTATTAAGTATTTGTTCAAGTATGTCCACAAAGGTAATGATCGTGTCACAGCTTCGTTCTTCCGATCACATTATTCAGCTGGTTCTGATGTCACTGTAGATGAAATCCAAAACTACTATGATTGTCAGTATATATCAGCTTGTGAGGCATCCTGGCGGCTATTCGGGTTTGAGATTCAGTACAAAGAGCCTAACGTCATCCGCCTTCCATTCCATCTTCCAAATGAACAGAATGTTTTGTACGATGATCACCAGCTTATTGAGAATGTTATCAACGCTGCGGTCTCAAAGGTTAGTATGTTTATTGGTTGGTTTAAGGCTAACAAGAATTTTGATCTAGCCCGTACACTGACTTACGCAGAGATGCTGTCATTTTTTGTTTGGGACAAGCAGGGGTATATGTGGAGGCCACAGAAGCAAGGGAATGTCATAGGTCATCTCACACATATTCCTCACTCGCATGGAGAGGAGTACTACCTTCGTAtgttattgaattatcaaaaagggTGCCAGAGATTTGCTGATGTGCGTTCAATTGGTGGGATTGTGTACGATACATTCAAAGAGGCCTGTTATGCCCTAGGGTTATTGCAGGATGATAGGGAATTTATTGATGCACTTAATGAAGCCAGTGCGTGGGCATCACCGAATTATATCAGGAGGTTGTTTGCAATGCTTTTGATGTCGAACAACATTGTGCGTCCTGACATGGTGTGGGAGAAATGTTGGCAACATTGCATGGACAACTCGCTTCTTTCTGGAAGACATAACTTAGGTAAACTTTTCGGATTGCTTTTACTATCCGGTTACTGTTTCGCAATAAATTCAGACCACTCCATTCAAAAACGTCCGGTCGTCTCCACCTCTTGCA GTTTCCAGCATTCTGTTCATGAGATTAAGTCCATCACGCTTGCCGAAATTGAAAAACTCTTGCAGCCGAATGGTCGGAGCCTAAAGGAATTTCCTGACATGCCGTTTCCTGATTATGCTGGTTTACCTGAACCTTCCGACACAATCTTTTTTGATGAGCTGAATTTCGACAGGACAGAATTGGCAAGTATCGCCGTGGATTTGATTTCCCGGTTGAATCGAGACCAGCGCGTTGTGTTCGACACAATAGCAAATGCAGTTCGTCATGATGCTGGTGGTTTTTTCTTTGTCTGTGGTTATGGTGGAACTGGTAAGACCTTTCTATGGAATGCACTGTCTGCTTCGATAAGGTCTAAGGGTGATATTGTCCTCAATGTTGCATCCAGTGGCATTGCAGCTCTGTTGTTGCCTAATGGGCGAACTGCTCATTCACGCTTTAAG GATGTTCTTCGATTTGATCGTGGATATAATCCTCATGCCCCATTTGGTGGGAAAATTGTTGTTCTAGGAGGTGATTTCCGTCAGATATTGCCTGTGATTCCTCGTGGTTCCCGGAAAGAGATCGTTCATTCGTGTATTAATGCTTCGAACCTGTGGCAATCTTGCCAAGTGTTGCAGTTAACTGAAAACATGAGACTGTCCCGTGGTTCACGAGATATCCACGGTGTACAATTGAAGGAATTTGCTACATGGTTGCTTCAAGTTGGTGACGGGTTAATCGGAGACAATACCGATGGCGAATCAGTGATTAGAATACCCGACAACTTGCTGCTTAATGTTGAGTCTCCCTATCTGCATGATTTGGTGTTGTTCGTTTATCCTGACATCTTACTCTATTCTTCTAGCGTGGATTATTTTAAGGGTAGGAGTATATTAGCACCAACACTTGATGTCGTAACTGAAGTAAACAATCATGTGATGTCTTTGATCCCTGGCAACGAGAGGGTATACTTGAGCTCTGATATACTAATTAGTGAAGATGGTCACCTGGAATCTGAATTATATACAATGAGCACCGAGTCATTGAATGCGCTAAATTGTTCAGGAATTCCCCAACACCGGTTAGTTCTTAAAATCAGTGTTCCTGTGATGCTTCTTCGCAATATTGACCAATCCAATGGACTATGCAATGGTACGCGCATGCAGGTTAAACGTCTTGGTGACCATATCATTGAGTGCGTCATCTTAGCAGGTCGTAATACTGGTGATGTTGTATTTATTCCCAGGATGAACATGTCACCCAATAACGATACATTTCCAATCAGGTTTACTCGACGTCAATTTCTGGTTGCTCTTTGCTTTGCGATGACCATAAACAAGTCCCAAGGTCAAACGCTGTCAACAGTTGGCATCTATCTTCCGAGGCCTGTTTTTACTCATGGTCAGCTTTATGTTGCGCTTTCTCGGGTCAGCATGCATTCTGGACTGAAGATTTTATCTGTTGATTCTAACGGCAAAGTTTCAGATCATACTATTAATGTTGTCTATAGGAAAGTTTTTACCGGGATGCTACCTAACATTCTCCCTTGA